The stretch of DNA GGTGTCAAAGCCCGTCAGGAAAGGAAACGCCTCCCTCTCGACGAACTCTCCGAACTTGGACCGGGAGTCCTGAAAGCCGAGCATGAGGAACTCGACCCCCTCGGGGTTGTAGCGAGAGTAGACCTCCTTAAAGACCGGGGCCGACTCGTTAGAGCACGGGCACCACTCGGCCATGAAGGTAAGGACGAGCGGCTTGCCCTTGAGTTCTTCGGCGCTTACGCTCCCGCCCGAGGTGAGTTCGACGGTAAAGG from Thermodesulfobacteriota bacterium encodes:
- a CDS encoding TlpA disulfide reductase family protein produces the protein MRYGRLIPVLLVFFAAAGCGPDAAFEPTARVGEPAPPFTVELTSGGSVSAEELKGKPLVLTFMAEWCPCSNESAPVFKEVYSRYNPEGVEFLMLGFQDSRSKFGEFVEREAFPFLTGFDT